One Microtus pennsylvanicus isolate mMicPen1 chromosome 3, mMicPen1.hap1, whole genome shotgun sequence DNA window includes the following coding sequences:
- the LOC142846116 gene encoding NXPE family member 2-like has translation MAALSSRTLLRILKLMELYRRRLLRTLLPLFPKASARKLLLLVLFIFVFWVVFMASKDHTEFLFHFNNPITLRRWHIFKGFFPPEGLQNASTSSSAEAELMVLEILEKLNQQIPPRPFTDLSTTTSAKESTVTIFNPRDTYSVGDQLDVLLLAKDYSGRRKEYGGDFLRARIFSPALKAGASGKVTDFNNGTYLVSFTLFWEGPVSLSILLMHPSEGVSALWRARNQGYDRIIFTGQFLNGTAPVFTKCGLTLNTNAEQCQYLDARDHEAFYCLKPPHVPCEALTHMKTNNNNVSYLSLQEQFLFRRVNMAVEMVKSLSITVLPGNNRNETKKKKCQIGMKTPFPSGYTFQGRWISTFCEQKEFSNINDINNCLTRKLIYLMGDSTLRQWVYYLSNVVKTLTFFDHHGTGMFKTHVLLDVKRHILVQWKKHGHPFVTKKLFSVKDDNYIPREIDQVAGDSRTAIVITLGQHFRPFPINIFIRRAINIRKAIERLFLRSPETKVIIKTENIREVNENAEIFSDFHGNIQNLILRNIFRDLNVGIIDAWDMTIAYHCEDVHPSTSVIESQVAMFLNYIC, from the exons GACACTGCTCCCTCTGTTTCCAAAAGCTTCAGCCCGGAAGCTGCTCCTGCTGGtgctttttatctttgttttctggGTGGTCTTCATGGCTTCAAAGGACCACACAGAG TTTTTGTTTCACTTTAACAACCCCATCACTCTGAGACGATGGCACATCTTCAAGGGGTTCTTCCCCCCGGAAGGGCTTCAGAACGCATCAACCTCATCAtcagcagaggcagagctgaTGGTCCTGGAGATCCTGGAGAAGTTAAACCAACAGATCCCACCCAGACCCTTCACCGAcctcagcaccaccaccagcgCCAAAGAGAGCACCGTCACCATCTTCAACCCCCGAGACACATACTCTGTAGGCGACCAACTGGATGTCCTGCTGCTAGCCAAGGACTACTCTGGTCGCAGGAAGGAATATGGTGGGGACTTCCTGAGGGCCAGGATAttctccccagccctgaaggcaggagcttcTGGAAAGGTGACAGACTTCAACAATGGCACCTACCTGGTCAGCTTCACTCTGTTCTGGGAGGGCCCCGTCTCCCTGTCTATTCTTCTCATGCATCCCAGTGAAGGGGTGTCAGCTCTCTGGAGGGCACGGAACCAAGGCTATGATAGGATAATCTTCACTGGCCAGTTTCTTAATGGCACTGCCCCTGTCTTCACTAAATGCGGCCTGACCTTAAACACAAATGCTGAGCAGTGTCAGTACCTGGATGCACGGGATCATGAAGCCTTCTACTGCTTGAAGCCTCCACACGTTCCCTGTGAGGCCCTGACCCATatgaaaaccaataataataatgtctcctacctcagccttcaggAACAGTTCCTTTTCCGGAG GGTCAACATGGCGGTTGAAATGGTGAAGAGTTTGAGCATCACAGTCTTGCCGGGAAACAACA GGAATGAaacgaagaaaaagaaatgtcaaatCGGAATGAAGACTCCTTTCCCCAGTGGCTATACTTTCCAAGGGAGGTGGATCTCGACATTTTGTGAACAGAAGGAGTTCAGTAACATAAACGACATAAATAACTGCTTGACCAGAAAACTGATTTACCTCATGGGTGATTCCACGCTGCGCCAATGGGTGTACTACTTAAGCAACGTTGTGAAAA CCCTAACATTCTTTGATCACCATGGAACCGGGATGTTTAAAACTCATGTCCTCCTGGATGTTAAACGACATATTTTGGTACAGTGGAAAAAACACGGCCATCCCTTTGTTACTAAAAAGCTGTTCTCTGTGAAAGACGACAACTATATCCCACGGGAAATCGACCAGGTGGCGGGAGACAGCCGCACAGCGATTGTCATTACCTTAGGCCAACACTTCAGACCCTTTCCCATCAACATTTTCATCCGTAGGGCCATCAACATCAGGAAGGCCATAGAGAGACTGTTCTTACGAAGCCCGGAGACCAAGGTGATAATTAAGACTGAGAATATCAGAGAAGTAAATGAGAATGCAGAGATATTCAGTGACTTCCATGGCAACATTCAGAATCTTATTTTAAGGAACATTTTCAGGGACCTTAATGTGGGCATTATTGACGCTTGGGACATGACGATTGCATATCACTGTGAGGATGTTCATCCATCTACCAGCGTGATTGAAAGTCAGGTTGCCATGTTCTTGAACTACATTTGCTAG